Proteins encoded within one genomic window of Streptomyces sp. NBC_00523:
- a CDS encoding TIGR03620 family F420-dependent LLM class oxidoreductase has protein sequence MTSEKRETFGRIGIWNGALHSSRVDADGRKAIAEAAAEIEALGYGTLWLGGSPSPDDAAEIVAATRTITVATGILSIWDHTAEEVAARIAAIDASARGRFVLGLGVSHDALAPQYAKPYSAMVAYLDALDAADPSVGPRHRVLAALGPKMLKLASDRALGAHPYLVSAAHTAEARQALGPDALLAPELSVVLDTDLDRARDTARGMLAMYLKLPNYTGNLLRLGFTEGDFDGGGSARLLDALFALGDAERVKARTREYVDAGADHVALQVVTAEGGRTGLPLAEYRELADAFGDEL, from the coding sequence ATGACTTCTGAGAAGCGTGAGACGTTCGGCCGGATCGGCATCTGGAACGGAGCCCTGCACTCCTCCCGGGTGGACGCCGACGGCAGGAAGGCGATCGCGGAGGCGGCCGCCGAGATCGAGGCGCTGGGTTACGGGACGCTGTGGCTCGGCGGCAGCCCCTCGCCCGACGACGCCGCCGAGATCGTCGCCGCCACCCGGACCATCACCGTCGCGACCGGCATCCTGAGCATCTGGGACCACACCGCCGAGGAGGTGGCCGCCCGCATCGCCGCGATCGACGCGAGTGCCCGCGGCCGCTTCGTCCTCGGCCTGGGGGTCAGCCACGACGCGCTGGCCCCGCAGTACGCGAAGCCGTACAGCGCGATGGTGGCCTACCTCGACGCACTGGACGCCGCCGACCCGTCCGTCGGCCCCCGGCACCGGGTGCTGGCGGCGCTGGGCCCGAAGATGCTCAAGCTGGCGTCCGACCGGGCGCTGGGCGCGCACCCCTACCTCGTCTCCGCCGCGCACACGGCGGAGGCGCGGCAGGCGCTCGGCCCTGACGCGCTGCTGGCGCCCGAGCTGTCCGTGGTGCTCGACACCGATCTCGACCGGGCCCGCGACACGGCGCGCGGGATGCTGGCGATGTACCTCAAGCTGCCCAACTACACCGGCAACCTGCTGCGCCTCGGCTTCACGGAGGGCGACTTCGACGGCGGGGGCAGCGCGCGACTGCTGGACGCCCTCTTCGCGCTGGGCGACGCCGAGCGGGTGAAGGCGCGGACGCGCGAGTACGTGGACGCGGGCGCGGACCACGTGGCCCTCCAGGTGGTCACGGCGGAGGGCGGCAGGACGGGGCTGCCGCTGGCGGAGTACCGCGAGCTGGCCGACGCGTTCGGCGACGAGCTGTAA
- a CDS encoding phosphatase PAP2 family protein translates to MPFAAWRRPRVILWTAAAVVTLAFLVALEIAARHYGLPGPVTTQVQEVVIAPKSGFLLYASMGLMMVVLTWRQRFIALGVAAGIDVVIALIRWVADAPVKEGHPFGNGALWVIIGVTVIALTRRTGQERVLLLKGVGLGLLLVAGRKTGDTWLVITSKTRPEVLDQYMANADHALGNPSWVVGRLIEATGSAGTHFLNAVYAQLAVAAVCVAVYQLRNVARDRRFPAHHLVRTFLVIGLLGPAIYMIFPVVGPVFAFGADGGHWAVADMWPDTAVPVGTPHHMPFDEITPRNCMPSLHTAWATAIFIHSRKGPKFLRYAGTFWLVATLAATLGFGYHYGADLVAGVVFTLTIETGMRALNRGWDRPAVGLVAYGTAVFAALLVSYRYLSLEMAHHPWVFGPLVVLAMCSVIYAYVRIDRRWEPKAAPVPKLEPQPEMA, encoded by the coding sequence ATACCCTTCGCCGCATGGCGCCGGCCACGAGTGATCCTATGGACTGCGGCGGCGGTGGTGACACTCGCGTTCCTCGTCGCACTGGAGATCGCCGCACGCCACTACGGCCTGCCGGGGCCGGTCACCACCCAGGTCCAAGAAGTCGTGATCGCCCCGAAATCAGGCTTCCTGCTGTACGCCAGCATGGGGCTGATGATGGTGGTCCTCACCTGGAGGCAGCGGTTCATCGCGCTCGGTGTGGCAGCGGGGATCGACGTCGTCATCGCCTTGATCAGGTGGGTGGCCGACGCCCCGGTCAAGGAGGGCCATCCCTTCGGAAACGGTGCGCTGTGGGTGATCATCGGTGTCACGGTCATCGCCCTCACCCGCCGCACGGGCCAGGAGCGCGTGCTGCTCCTGAAGGGGGTCGGGCTGGGTCTGCTGCTGGTGGCCGGGCGGAAGACCGGTGACACCTGGCTGGTCATCACCTCGAAGACCCGCCCCGAGGTGCTCGACCAGTACATGGCCAACGCCGACCACGCGCTCGGCAACCCGTCCTGGGTGGTGGGGCGGCTCATCGAGGCGACCGGCTCGGCCGGCACCCACTTCCTCAACGCCGTCTACGCGCAGCTGGCGGTCGCCGCGGTCTGTGTCGCGGTGTACCAGCTGCGCAATGTAGCGAGGGACCGCCGCTTCCCCGCCCACCATCTGGTGCGCACCTTCCTGGTGATCGGCCTGCTCGGCCCGGCGATCTACATGATCTTCCCGGTGGTCGGCCCGGTCTTCGCGTTCGGCGCCGACGGCGGCCACTGGGCCGTGGCCGACATGTGGCCCGACACCGCCGTGCCGGTCGGCACCCCGCACCACATGCCGTTCGACGAGATCACCCCGCGCAACTGCATGCCCAGCTTGCACACCGCGTGGGCCACCGCGATCTTCATCCACTCCCGCAAGGGCCCGAAGTTCCTCCGGTACGCCGGTACCTTCTGGCTCGTCGCCACACTCGCCGCGACCCTGGGCTTCGGCTACCACTACGGCGCGGACCTCGTCGCCGGTGTGGTGTTCACGCTGACGATCGAGACGGGCATGCGCGCGCTGAACCGCGGCTGGGACCGCCCGGCCGTCGGCCTGGTCGCCTACGGCACCGCGGTCTTCGCCGCGCTCCTGGTGTCGTACCGCTATCTGTCGCTGGAGATGGCCCACCACCCGTGGGTGTTCGGGCCGCTGGTCGTCCTGGCCATGTGTTCGGTGATCTACGCGTACGTACGGATCGACCGGCGCTGGGAGCCGAAGGCGGCGCCCGTGCCGAAGCTGGAGCCGCAGCCCGAGATGGCCTGA
- a CDS encoding DoxX family protein, which yields MSLLELPSPAWPVVVLLVIQAGDAAMMLRPPKFIVDCLEGVLLPREWWWVLTTAKTASVVGLVVGFWVPGVAMTTTAAIVVYFLAAAAAHIRARALNMTFWVNCLGMLVVSLAVLVGCFVRV from the coding sequence ATGTCGCTCCTCGAACTCCCCTCCCCCGCCTGGCCGGTGGTGGTCCTGCTGGTCATCCAGGCCGGTGACGCGGCGATGATGCTGCGCCCGCCGAAGTTCATCGTGGACTGCCTGGAGGGCGTCCTGCTGCCCCGCGAGTGGTGGTGGGTGCTGACCACCGCCAAGACCGCCTCGGTCGTGGGTCTCGTCGTCGGCTTCTGGGTGCCCGGTGTGGCCATGACGACGACCGCGGCGATCGTGGTCTACTTCCTCGCGGCCGCCGCCGCACACATCCGCGCCCGGGCGCTGAACATGACGTTCTGGGTGAACTGCCTGGGCATGCTGGTGGTTTCACTGGCGGTGCTGGTGGGGTGCTTCGTACGGGTGTGA
- a CDS encoding flavin reductase family protein yields MHAFDRFTDALDYPMYVVTAEADGERAGCLVGFGSQCSMRLPRFMVWLSELNRTCRIAARTDRLAVHLLRRDQNALARLFGGETGDRTDKFARVAWHPGPGGVPVLDEAPAWFAGRVERRIGGGDHIGHLLAPEEVHHSADGGFPFLSVNAAIDIPPGHPVD; encoded by the coding sequence GTGCACGCATTCGACCGGTTCACCGACGCGCTGGACTATCCGATGTATGTCGTGACCGCCGAGGCGGACGGTGAGCGGGCCGGCTGTCTGGTCGGCTTCGGGTCGCAGTGCTCGATGCGGCTGCCCCGGTTCATGGTGTGGCTGTCGGAGCTGAACCGGACCTGCCGGATCGCCGCCCGCACCGACCGGCTGGCCGTCCATCTGCTCCGCCGCGACCAGAACGCCCTGGCCAGGCTCTTCGGCGGCGAGACCGGCGACCGTACGGACAAGTTCGCGCGGGTCGCCTGGCACCCCGGGCCGGGCGGGGTGCCGGTGCTGGACGAGGCGCCCGCGTGGTTCGCCGGCCGCGTCGAGCGGCGCATCGGCGGCGGGGACCACATCGGGCATCTGCTCGCCCCGGAAGAGGTGCACCACTCGGCGGACGGGGGCTTCCCGTTCCTGTCGGTCAACGCTGCCATCGACATCCCGCCGGGCCACCCCGTGGACTGA
- a CDS encoding cellulase family glycosylhydrolase yields MLHPLRTFRRATRTVAVAAAALLLPLAGAHTASADAARAADAGSGYWHTSGRQILDAANQPVRIAGINWFGFETANYVPHGLWSRDYKSMIDQMRSLGYNTIRLPYSDDIFAGTEPASINYSAGMNTDLAGLNSLQVMDRIVDHAGSVGMKVILDRHRPDSAGQSALWYTSAVPESTWLTHLKSLAARYAGNDAVVGIDLHNEPHDPACWGCGDTTKDWRLAAQRGGNAVLSANPDLLIFVEGVQTVDGVSGWWGGNLMRVGQYPVELSVPHKVVYSAHDYATSVAQQPWFTDSSFPDNMPGVWDKYWGYIFKQNIAPVWVGEFGTTLQSTTDQKWLRALADYLRPTSQYGADSFSWTFWSWNPNSGDTGGILKDDWTSVDTVKDGYLASIKAPDFGSGSGGDDDTQAPTPPTGLAVTGTTGTSVSLSWKAASDDTGVTGYDVYRGSTKAGTATGTTFTDTGVTSGTSYTYTVRARDAAGNTSTPSASVTATTTGSGGNTGCKAVYTVNGDWGSGFGVDVTVTNTGTAPATSWKLTWTYGGSQKITNMWNASYTQSGASVTVTSTDYNGGLAAGAHAGFGFQGTPAAGTVPTVSCTLS; encoded by the coding sequence GTGCTTCACCCTCTCCGCACCTTCCGAAGAGCCACCAGAACCGTCGCCGTCGCCGCGGCGGCCCTGCTCCTGCCCCTCGCCGGTGCCCACACGGCGTCGGCCGACGCGGCCCGCGCGGCCGACGCCGGCTCCGGCTACTGGCACACCAGCGGGCGGCAGATCCTGGACGCGGCCAACCAGCCGGTCCGCATCGCCGGCATCAACTGGTTCGGCTTCGAGACCGCCAACTACGTGCCCCACGGACTCTGGTCCCGCGACTACAAGAGCATGATCGACCAGATGCGGTCGCTGGGTTACAACACCATCCGGCTGCCCTACAGCGACGACATCTTCGCCGGGACCGAGCCGGCGAGCATCAACTATTCCGCCGGGATGAACACCGACCTGGCGGGCCTGAACTCGCTCCAGGTGATGGACCGCATCGTGGACCACGCGGGCAGCGTCGGCATGAAGGTCATCCTGGACCGGCACCGCCCCGACTCGGCGGGCCAGTCGGCGCTCTGGTACACCTCTGCCGTCCCCGAGTCCACCTGGCTCACCCATCTCAAGTCACTGGCCGCCCGGTACGCGGGCAACGACGCGGTGGTCGGCATCGACCTGCACAACGAGCCGCACGACCCCGCCTGCTGGGGCTGCGGCGACACCACGAAGGACTGGCGGCTCGCGGCACAGCGCGGCGGGAACGCCGTGCTGTCCGCCAACCCGGACCTGCTGATCTTCGTGGAGGGCGTGCAGACCGTCGACGGGGTGTCCGGCTGGTGGGGCGGCAACCTCATGAGGGTCGGGCAGTACCCGGTGGAGCTGAGCGTGCCGCACAAGGTGGTGTACTCGGCGCACGACTACGCGACCAGCGTCGCCCAGCAGCCCTGGTTCACCGACTCCTCGTTCCCGGACAACATGCCCGGCGTCTGGGACAAGTACTGGGGCTACATCTTCAAGCAGAACATCGCCCCGGTGTGGGTCGGCGAGTTCGGTACGACGCTCCAGTCCACCACCGACCAGAAGTGGCTGAGGGCCCTGGCGGACTACCTGCGGCCCACCAGCCAGTACGGGGCCGACAGCTTCTCCTGGACCTTCTGGTCCTGGAACCCGAACTCCGGCGACACCGGGGGCATCCTCAAGGACGACTGGACCTCGGTCGACACCGTGAAGGACGGCTACCTCGCGAGTATCAAGGCGCCCGACTTCGGCAGCGGCAGCGGCGGCGATGACGACACCCAGGCGCCCACGCCCCCGACCGGCCTCGCCGTCACCGGGACCACCGGCACCTCCGTCTCCCTGTCGTGGAAGGCCGCGTCCGACGACACCGGGGTCACCGGCTACGACGTCTACCGGGGCTCCACCAAGGCCGGCACCGCCACCGGCACCACGTTCACCGACACCGGTGTGACGTCCGGCACCTCGTACACGTACACCGTCCGGGCCCGCGACGCGGCGGGCAACACCTCCACACCCTCGGCGTCCGTCACCGCCACCACCACGGGCTCCGGCGGCAACACCGGCTGCAAGGCGGTCTACACGGTGAACGGGGACTGGGGCAGCGGCTTCGGGGTGGACGTCACCGTGACCAACACGGGTACGGCACCCGCCACCTCGTGGAAGCTGACCTGGACCTACGGCGGCAGCCAGAAGATCACGAACATGTGGAACGCGTCCTATACGCAGAGCGGCGCTTCCGTCACCGTCACCAGCACCGACTACAACGGCGGCCTCGCGGCGGGAGCACACGCCGGCTTCGGTTTCCAGGGCACACCGGCCGCCGGAACCGTCCCGACCGTGAGCTGCACGCTGTCCTGA
- a CDS encoding SRPBCC family protein yields the protein MSSSIVETVDIKAPVAVSWALWSDVARWPAFLSHVQRVDPLDARRFAWQLSLPGAEKEFVAELTEVIPENRIAWRTIEGVHHAGVVTFHRLDDESSRVALQIEYEPQGFVEYLGALTNLDSVLANYDLGEFQKLAERTARGDF from the coding sequence ATGTCTTCCTCGATTGTCGAGACCGTCGATATCAAGGCCCCGGTCGCCGTGAGCTGGGCGCTGTGGAGCGATGTCGCCCGCTGGCCCGCCTTTCTGAGCCACGTCCAGCGCGTCGACCCCCTGGACGCGCGCCGGTTCGCCTGGCAGCTTTCCCTCCCCGGTGCCGAGAAGGAGTTCGTCGCCGAACTCACCGAGGTGATTCCGGAGAACCGGATCGCCTGGAGGACCATCGAAGGCGTGCACCACGCCGGGGTCGTCACCTTCCACCGGCTGGACGACGAGTCGAGCCGGGTGGCCCTCCAGATCGAGTACGAGCCGCAGGGTTTCGTGGAGTATCTGGGCGCCCTCACCAACCTGGACTCGGTGCTGGCCAATTACGACCTGGGTGAGTTCCAGAAGCTGGCCGAGCGGACGGCGCGGGGCGACTTCTGA
- the argJ gene encoding bifunctional glutamate N-acetyltransferase/amino-acid acetyltransferase ArgJ has product MTHDHASQVNDQLTWPTGFRGYTGHGGLRDVGDDISIVASDRPATSAAVFTQSLFAGPAVLLSRRHAAGRNLRAVTTLAQNANVATGRRGEENAAEVVRRVAGILGVAEGEVLIGSTGVIGRPLPMSTILPHFDRTAEQGLAAFTAAPQDVARAMMTTDTRPKTASRTVGRARIVAVAKGVGMLEPDMATMLAYVFTDAALSPADLDAALRGAVDRTFNCLSVDTDTSTSDTVAVIANGAAGPVDPALFAEALADLCLDLTLQLASDGEGATKLLRVTVGGARDRAQAKRVAKSVVNSPLVKTAVHGADPNWGRVLMAIGKNTDDTDIVPDRVTVRFGDTEVYPDEPEADTLGKLVELMRRNEVDIAVTLGIGEGEATVYGCDLSAGYIRVNADYTS; this is encoded by the coding sequence ATGACGCATGATCATGCATCTCAGGTGAATGACCAACTGACCTGGCCCACCGGCTTTCGCGGGTACACCGGCCATGGCGGGTTGCGCGACGTCGGGGACGACATCTCGATCGTCGCCTCGGACCGGCCGGCGACCAGTGCCGCCGTGTTCACGCAGAGCCTTTTCGCCGGTCCGGCCGTGCTGCTCAGCCGACGGCACGCGGCGGGGCGCAACCTCCGTGCCGTGACCACCCTGGCGCAGAACGCCAACGTCGCGACCGGGCGCCGGGGCGAGGAGAACGCCGCCGAGGTCGTCAGGCGCGTGGCCGGAATCCTCGGAGTCGCCGAAGGGGAAGTGCTCATCGGCTCCACGGGGGTCATCGGACGCCCCCTGCCGATGTCCACCATCCTTCCGCACTTCGACCGGACCGCCGAGCAGGGCCTCGCCGCGTTCACGGCCGCCCCCCAGGACGTGGCCCGCGCCATGATGACCACCGACACCCGCCCCAAGACCGCGTCCCGCACCGTCGGACGGGCGCGCATCGTGGCCGTGGCCAAGGGCGTCGGCATGCTGGAGCCCGACATGGCCACAATGCTGGCCTACGTGTTCACCGACGCCGCGCTGTCACCGGCCGACCTGGACGCCGCGCTGCGCGGAGCCGTGGACCGTACGTTCAACTGTCTGAGCGTCGACACCGACACCTCCACCTCCGACACCGTGGCCGTCATCGCCAACGGGGCCGCCGGACCGGTCGACCCCGCGCTGTTCGCCGAGGCACTGGCCGATCTCTGTCTGGATCTCACCCTGCAACTGGCGAGCGACGGCGAGGGCGCCACCAAGCTCCTGCGCGTCACCGTGGGCGGCGCCCGCGACCGCGCCCAGGCCAAGCGCGTCGCCAAGAGCGTGGTGAACTCGCCCCTGGTCAAGACCGCCGTCCACGGCGCGGACCCCAACTGGGGGCGCGTGCTCATGGCCATCGGCAAGAACACCGACGACACCGACATCGTCCCGGACCGCGTCACCGTGAGGTTCGGTGACACCGAGGTGTATCCCGACGAGCCCGAGGCGGACACCCTGGGCAAGCTCGTGGAGCTCATGCGCCGGAACGAGGTGGACATCGCCGTCACGCTCGGCATCGGTGAGGGCGAAGCGACCGTGTACGGCTGCGACTTGTCCGCCGGCTACATCCGCGTCAACGCCGACTACACCAGCTGA
- a CDS encoding diacylglycerol kinase family protein, producing MSATQPERPVPPTGARVPAGPGRSPALTTGVRTAGLRLTALTVCQAALMVGLGLLITGPAHSIWPLSVEDEVNEGFEHLRTGPLTDMSFLASEAGNTLTIIAITVLVCLGLVVLPRLPRWRQAIFLAVGVSLQSLVFLIITICVDRDRPDVDRLDASPPTASYTSGHTGAATALYAGLAVLALLPGGRSRRRKVLAGLLLLIPLLVGLARLYRGMHHPTDVLGGMLNGALSLLVAGRALLAEGTSPAPVPSNAMEIAQEAAAERAERIAGRTVVVVNPTVTDEEQRETLRLVLEQHGRHAAEFVETTADDPGGGQAAAAVREGASLVVVCGGDGTIRAAADRLAGTGVPLAVVPCGTGNLLARNLGLPVAPPDALAAALTGTERRIDLGRIEGDGLPATHFTAMSGAGLDAAMLENTDSAAKAAIGWPAYVVAGLRGLRAPRMSVSIRLDDGPVLRRTARMVLLANIGDVQGGATLVPSAEPDDGLLDLAVFDPHGPGGWVRAVGAVLRGRPKPGGSTDTPVEYFTFRRAELRFASPQSRELDGDPVDQGRLLVAEVRPGALTVLLPSGGE from the coding sequence ATGTCTGCCACCCAGCCGGAGAGACCCGTGCCGCCGACGGGGGCCCGTGTCCCCGCCGGTCCGGGCCGCTCCCCCGCCCTGACGACCGGTGTCCGCACGGCAGGGCTGCGCCTCACCGCGCTCACCGTCTGCCAGGCCGCTCTGATGGTGGGACTCGGGCTCCTCATCACGGGGCCCGCGCACTCGATCTGGCCCCTGAGCGTCGAGGACGAGGTCAATGAGGGGTTCGAGCATCTGCGGACCGGCCCGCTGACCGACATGTCGTTCCTCGCTTCGGAGGCCGGCAACACCCTCACGATCATCGCGATCACGGTCCTGGTCTGCCTGGGTCTGGTGGTGCTGCCCCGGCTCCCGAGGTGGCGGCAGGCCATCTTCCTCGCCGTCGGCGTCTCGCTCCAGTCCCTGGTGTTCCTGATCATCACCATCTGCGTGGACCGCGACCGGCCCGATGTGGACCGGCTCGACGCGTCCCCGCCGACGGCGAGCTACACCTCCGGGCACACCGGGGCCGCGACGGCGCTCTACGCGGGTCTCGCCGTGCTGGCCCTCCTCCCCGGCGGCCGGAGCCGGCGCCGCAAGGTGCTCGCCGGGCTGCTGCTGCTCATCCCGCTGCTCGTGGGGCTCGCCCGGCTCTACCGGGGGATGCACCACCCCACCGATGTGCTCGGCGGCATGCTGAACGGCGCCCTGTCCCTGCTGGTGGCGGGCCGCGCCCTGCTGGCCGAGGGCACCAGCCCGGCCCCGGTCCCTTCGAACGCCATGGAGATCGCCCAGGAGGCGGCCGCCGAGCGTGCGGAGCGGATCGCGGGCCGCACGGTGGTCGTGGTCAACCCGACGGTGACCGACGAGGAGCAGCGCGAGACGTTGCGGCTCGTCCTGGAGCAGCACGGGCGGCACGCCGCGGAGTTCGTGGAGACAACGGCCGACGACCCGGGCGGCGGGCAGGCGGCGGCAGCGGTGCGCGAAGGCGCGTCGCTCGTCGTGGTGTGCGGCGGCGACGGGACGATCCGGGCGGCGGCCGACCGGCTGGCCGGGACGGGGGTCCCGCTGGCCGTGGTCCCGTGCGGCACGGGCAACCTGCTCGCCCGGAACCTGGGCCTGCCGGTGGCGCCCCCCGATGCGCTGGCCGCGGCGCTGACGGGCACCGAGCGCCGGATCGACCTCGGCCGGATCGAGGGCGACGGCCTGCCCGCCACCCACTTCACCGCGATGTCCGGGGCGGGCCTGGACGCCGCCATGCTGGAGAACACCGACAGTGCGGCGAAGGCCGCGATCGGCTGGCCCGCGTACGTGGTCGCCGGGCTGCGCGGTCTGCGGGCGCCGCGCATGTCGGTGTCCATCCGGCTGGACGACGGGCCGGTGCTGCGCCGCACGGCGCGGATGGTGCTGCTCGCCAACATCGGGGACGTACAGGGCGGGGCCACGCTCGTCCCGTCCGCCGAGCCCGATGACGGGCTCCTGGATCTGGCGGTGTTCGACCCGCACGGCCCGGGCGGCTGGGTGCGTGCCGTCGGCGCGGTGCTGCGCGGGCGTCCGAAGCCGGGCGGCTCCACGGACACACCCGTGGAGTACTTCACCTTCCGCCGCGCCGAACTCCGTTTCGCGTCACCGCAGTCGAGGGAGCTGGACGGCGACCCGGTGGATCAGGGCCGCCTGCTCGTGGCCGAGGTGCGTCCGGGGGCGCTCACCGTCCTCCTGCCGTCGGGGGGTGAGTGA
- a CDS encoding VOC family protein, with translation MAVPKTGLLVLDCAEPQELADFYAALLGAEVRPGDDLDVIEVVGAAGIHLALRMDHGHAPPSWPRPDDSQQAHLRILVAREDMDEAEREAIGLGARPLDTKDNGGARDTRVYSDPAGHPFTLATRS, from the coding sequence ATGGCGGTGCCGAAAACGGGTCTGCTGGTGCTGGACTGTGCCGAACCGCAGGAGCTGGCGGACTTCTACGCCGCACTGCTGGGCGCCGAGGTCCGTCCCGGTGACGACCTCGACGTCATCGAGGTGGTGGGCGCGGCCGGAATCCACCTCGCCCTTCGCATGGACCACGGCCACGCACCGCCGAGCTGGCCGAGGCCCGACGATTCGCAACAGGCCCATCTGCGCATCCTGGTCGCCCGTGAGGACATGGACGAGGCGGAACGGGAAGCGATCGGCCTCGGCGCACGTCCCCTGGACACGAAGGACAACGGCGGCGCACGCGACACCCGCGTGTACTCCGACCCCGCCGGACACCCCTTCACCCTGGCCACGCGCTCCTAG
- a CDS encoding TetR/AcrR family transcriptional regulator encodes MFGEHVHSTRAEQKRRTAARIVRAAAELFRERGFQSTTVRQIAAEAGVSVGAVMAVGDKESLLSLVYDQAIADRIPAPPAPAETGAAPPAADYLAHYFDPFLALFAENDELARAYFRTLARGRPENAALGALRALSEDNLRAAMVNDGMDEARARLGAQVMFAGYLGELMLLAAGTTEPQQTAARLRTIAAFVTAQEGN; translated from the coding sequence ATGTTCGGTGAACACGTTCACTCAACCCGGGCGGAGCAGAAGCGGCGGACCGCCGCCCGTATCGTCCGGGCCGCCGCCGAGCTCTTCCGCGAGCGGGGTTTCCAGAGCACGACGGTGCGTCAGATCGCCGCGGAGGCCGGTGTTTCGGTGGGCGCGGTGATGGCGGTCGGGGACAAGGAGTCGCTGCTGAGCCTGGTGTACGACCAGGCCATCGCGGACCGGATCCCGGCCCCTCCCGCACCGGCGGAGACGGGGGCCGCGCCGCCCGCCGCCGACTATCTGGCGCACTACTTCGACCCGTTCCTGGCCCTGTTCGCCGAGAACGACGAGCTGGCCCGCGCGTACTTCCGGACGCTGGCCCGGGGCAGGCCGGAGAACGCCGCCCTGGGCGCACTCCGCGCGCTCTCCGAGGACAACCTGAGGGCCGCGATGGTGAACGACGGGATGGACGAGGCGCGCGCCCGGCTCGGGGCGCAGGTGATGTTCGCCGGCTATCTCGGCGAACTGATGCTGCTCGCGGCCGGAACGACCGAACCACAGCAGACGGCGGCGAGGCTCAGGACCATCGCCGCCTTCGTCACCGCGCAGGAAGGGAACTGA